In Penaeus monodon isolate SGIC_2016 chromosome 8, NSTDA_Pmon_1, whole genome shotgun sequence, one DNA window encodes the following:
- the LOC119575816 gene encoding uncharacterized protein LOC119575816, with translation MAVPTRPTWKIPPPGRFPVPKQASLTTQPPTNASAKVRVERPWRNNNRVTDVIPSRNTSKKASADDDQKGRRLKNYPRHGGRFNDTTLIVDLIMDVEGRATTCYHRNLLRASDVVVVFHVLFLLVRGWFQVM, from the exons ATGGCCGTTCCGACAAGACCAACGTGGAAAATTCCTCCTCCAG GCCGCTTCCCGGTCCCCAAGCAGGCCTCGCTTACCACGCAGCCGCCCACCAATGCCTCCGCCAAGGTCCGCGTCGAGAGGCCCTGGCGCAACAACAACCGCGTCACCGACGTCATACCTTCAAGGAACACGTCAAAGAAAGCGAGTGCTGACGACGACCAGAAGGGGAGGCGCCTCAAGAACTACCCCCGCCACGGAGGTCGTTTCAATGACACGACACTCATCGTCGACCTCATAATGGACGTGGAAGGGAGGGCGACGACCTGTTACCATCGTAATCTGTTGAGGGCATCGGATGTGGTTGTCGTGTTTCATGTATTGTTCCTATTAGTACGAGGCTGGTTTCAGGTAATGTAA
- the LOC119576265 gene encoding serine/arginine repetitive matrix protein 2-like isoform X1 → MKMKDSRSSGEGLGGQGNLGNGAGSPTKMSTLDYLVTKMRRHVRSSSADSSPARPIIVEDEVEMRVSEDEGVVEAEDASLPAPHHRAPMYNPEDYAYALTKYSRVSQLYMPEPPKEKKGRGREKEKNVPREVPQEMSLKQFSSLPELLKKLREDLKMSYLSFVKELVRDPHDGVSLLLDVLKMIQLAQTDLNGSANTREQQIALRRALIDEHECLSCLRYCLRSTDAALKVAHYHHGLYTLAVATMSNLARSRTLALQLLTRACLTSPQGHRQVVEALATLRLRFAEPVKCKFLVSMMLSHPHPSFQVWGLRFLNALVASTKTLRERIYLQEELAEAGFDSGILRKMVERSGSDSLQQQALIELNRWNEAYIDVSSFETEIVGLKNSNSNLQEELKKLREANMKLLEENVLLKTVGGEVEERYAALQRRLEQNGLPAAPSPVPSVSDSDLSSLNTIRNTMMRRHGSVSPSRNEGMRTCVTETDSVIFSKGEDRSLTPIWNGDAKSTSSSASTRSKASTTSDETITSSRPVSVSSVNLPTPINRSRHQSSSSMTSPEPRITSPGRSSNDSPVGNGDHRRDGSNSSRTSPNQEPEGRKRRSSGDRFNEPMPMTHIEMTFRNDKKSPSPVADLQFDRSRSPQDTKLANQEMSKSTKQYSRQRQQIPDEAPPAISSPVNGHSREGRKSTSPIQVDSRPSSKNSCVSSTPSSKSDSPPSTKRKAPSPPAGTASPFSSSTSSLSSSSSTSSSPGGERKDPEYMNVPLRGSSQNKSRSGSPNDKARSGSEEGDLDYERDVVVYEAITVANDRIFIDKNNTQGSHGSGKSQSSTETKGSQESGDSQDSSSDNPSVRESVRHYENLVMMTDPQEERKDQRTDNKKDDDRTDKRDEKGSNERRDKREERGSGERRNRRDDRRFDNREDVSEKEVEAVMSGLENVLRSAESSLSLASQETVKENPLLKESFEDRASPEHAMTEELEIVPTRVPHLPARSRSRSSQVGSNQRDPVLYLEFESPAETSDTETLLRNQPLPSPRTIETESTKSFGFVRPEKPLRRHETFIDRSNNERESREGRRRGIKRSESFQMGNKSDYNSHRSYSPRRRGSMDLLVPLEEKEVHISGRTFTKYTPHEVERRNRVNELITAEMNRRKNRSMEDRLDQWFESQGDNEWTLRWKYPEIHLEKEEKYARQKGNSSRRQESRSPTRYEEKRPSKSKSSENRPPAKQYDNKSQAPMFVNDLPGPPPKPSRSGKAPKFSNTEISAFNGFKNPNGFRESDYGPNFMLNKPSPRLADFSDFNDYGGRDYPPPPRARNLRDSWVPNGREKGMGGRRKGDIDPDIPSPDYSATPASTMSTIINGSSPSKHILDMPSGLY, encoded by the exons tgtggaggacgaggtggagatGCGGGTGTCGGAGGATGAGGGCGTCGTGGAGGCCGAGGACGCGTCCCTCCCCGCCCCTCATCACCGGGCGCCCATGTATAACCCCGAGGACTACGCCTACGCCCTCACTAAATACTCTCGCGTCTCGCAGTTATACATGCCTGAGCCGCCCAAGGAAAAGAAG GgccgaggaagggagaaggagaagaacgtgCCAAGGGAAGTTCCTCAAGAAATGTCCCTGAAGCAGTTTAGTTCCTTGCCAGAGCTCCTCAAGAAACTCAGAGAAGATCTTAAGATGTCCTACCTCAG TTTCGTGAAAGAGTTGGTGCGCGACCCTCATGACGGCGTCTCGCTCCTGCTGGACGTCTTGAAAATGATCCAGCTGGCTCAGACGGATCTCAATG gatcGGCCAACACCCGAGAGCAGCAGATCGCCCTCCGTCGCGCTCTCATCGACGAGCACGAGTGCCTCTCCTGCTTGCGCTACTGCTTGCGCTCGACCGACGCCGCCCTCAAGGTCGCCCACTACCACCACGGCCTCTATACTCTCGCCGTGGCTACCATGAGCAATCTGGCGAGGAGTCGAACGCTCGCCCTCCAG CTCCTGACGCGGGCCTGCCTCACCTCGCCGCAGGGGCATCGGCAGGTGGTGGAGGCCCTGGCGACTCTCAGGCTACGATTCGCCGAGCCGGTCAAGTGTAAATTCCTTGTGTCTATGATGCTGTCCCATCCACACCCAAG TTTTCAGGTTTGGGGACTAAGGTTTCTCAACGCCCTCGTGGCTTCCACCAAGACACTGCGAGAGAGGATTTACTTGCAGGAGGAGCTTGCGGAGGCCGGCTTCGACTCCGGGATCTTGAGGAAG ATGGTCGAGCGCAGCGGGTCCGACTCCCTCCAGCAGCAGGCCCTGATCGAACTCAACCGCTGGAACGAAGCTTACATCGACGTCTCCTCCTTTGAGACAGAGATCGTCGGGCTGAAGAACTCCAACAGCAATCTTCAGGAGGAACTGAAGAAGCTAAGGGAAGCGAACATG aaaCTTCTGGAAGAAAATGTCCTCCTGAAGACTGTCGGTGGAGAAGTGGAAGAACGTTACGCCGCCTTGCAGCGCCGTCTGGAGCAGAACGGCCTCCCCGCAGCGCCCTCTCCTGTACCCTCCGTCAGCGACTCGGACCTCTCCTCTCTCAACACCATCAGAAACACGATGATGAGACGTCATGGGTCTGTCTCACCCTCTAGGAATGAGGGGATGAGGACCTGCGTCACCGAGACCGACTCGGTCATTTTCAGCAAGGGAGAAGACAGGTCGCTGACGCCCATCTGGAACGGGGACGCCAAATCCACTTCGTCGTCAGCCTCGACCAGGAGCAAAGCGTCAACCACGTCAGATGAAACCATTACTTCTTCTCGGCCGGTGTCTGTGTCCAGCGTCAACCTCCCAACACCTATTAACAGGAGTCGACACCAGTCCTCCTCTTCCATGACCTCGCCTGAACCTCGGATTACATCACCAGGAAGGAGTTCTAACGACTCGCCAGTAGGAAACGGGGATCACAGGAGGGATGGCAGCAACTCGAGCAGGACATCGCCGAATCAAGAACCAGAAGGGAGAAAGCGACGTTCTTCAGGAGATAGGTTTAACGAGCCCATGCCCATGACTCACATTGAAATGACTTTCCGCAATGACAAGAAGTCTCCCTCACCTGTTGCAGACCTCCAGTTTGACAGGAGTAGATCTCCTCAAGATACGAAACTGGCAAATCAAGAGATGTCAAAATCTACAAAGCAGTATAGTCGACAGCGCCAGCAAATCCCTGATGAGGCCCCACCGGCCATCAGTTCACCTGTCAACGGACACAGCAGAGAAGGACGGAAGTCTACAAGCCCAATTCAGGTCGACAGCAGGCCTAGTAGCAAGAACTCCTGTGTATCTAGCACTCCTTCGTCCAAATCAGACTCACCCCCCAGTACTAAGAGGAAGGCTCCCAGCCCTCCTGCAGGCACAGCCAGCCCATTCTCGTCCTCGACATCGTCTCTGTCATcttcgtcctccacctcctccagtccaggaggagaaaggaaggacccGGAGTACATGAACGTCCCGCTTCGAGGATCATCTCAGAACAAAAGCCGAAGTGGATCGCCCAATGATAAAGCCCGTAGCGGCAGCGAGGAGGGTGACCTCGATTATGAGCGAGACGTTGTGGTTTATGAAGCTATTACCGTCGCTAATGACAGGATCTTCATAGACAAAAATAATACTCAAGGCTCCCATGGCTCCGGAAAGAGCCAGAGTTCGACGGAGACAAAGGGCAGCCAGGAGTCGGGAGACAGCCAAGATAGTTCCTCAGATAACCCCTCCGTGCGCGAGTCTGTTCGACACTATGAGAACCTCGTCATGATGACCGACCcacaggaggaaaggaaagaccaGAGGACAGATAATAAGAAGGATGACGataggacagacaagagagatgagaaaggaagtaATGAAAGGAGGGATaaacgagaggaaagagggagtggcgaaaggagaaacaggagagatgACAGAAGATTTGATAATCGTGAAGATGTGAGTGAGAAGGAAGTAGAAGCAGTAATGTCTGGTCTTGAGAATGTGTTACGCAGTGCTGAATCTTCTCTGAGTCTGGCTTCTCAGGAAACCGTTAAAGAGAATCCTCTACTAAAGGAAAGCTTTGAAGACCGAGCCAGTCCCGAACATGCCATGACTGAGGAATTAGAAATTGTACCAACAAGAGTGCCCCATTTACCTGCGAGATCCCGCTCTAGAAGCTCCCAAGTAGGGAGCAACCAGCGAGACCCAGTTCTTTACCTCGAATTTGAGTCTCCTGCCGAGACGAGCGACACGGAGACGCTTCTCAGGAACCAGCCTCTTCCCAGCCCTCGCACCATCGAGACGGAATCCACGAAGTCGTTCGGTTTCGTGCGTCCCGAAAAACCCCTTCGACGCCACGAGACGTTCATCGACCGCAGCAACAACGAGCGCGAATCTCGAGAGGGACGTCGGCGAGGAATCAAGCGAAGTGAAAGCTTCCAGATGGGGAACAAGTCAGACTACAACAGCCATCGCTCCTACTCACCTCGACGCAGGGGCTCCATGGACCTTCTAGTGCcgctggaggagaaagaggttcACATCAGTGGGCGCACCTTCACAAAGTACACGCCCCACGAGGTTGAGCGCCGAAACCGTGTGAATGAACTCATTACGGCCGAGATGAACCGACGTAAGAATCGCAGTATGGAAGATCGCTTGGACCAGTGGTTTGAGAGTCAGGGCGATAACGAGTGGACGCTAAGATGGAAGTACCCCGAAATTCAtctagaaaaggaagagaagtatgCCCGTCAAAAGGGCAACAGCAGCAGGCGACAAGAGAGTCGATCACCCACCCGTTATGAGGAAAAGAGACCATCTAAATCTAAGAGTTCTGAGAATAGACCTCCTgcaaaacaatatgataacaaaagcCAAGCCCCAATGTTCGTAAATGATCTGCCAGGACCTCCGCCGAAGCCATCTCGGTCCGGAAAGGCGCCCAAATTCTCCAACACCGAAATCAGTGCCTTTAACGGCTTCAAAAACCCCAACGGCTTCAGGGAGAGTGACTATGGCCCGAACTTCATGCTGAACAAGCCTTCGCCGCGACTCGCAGATTTCTCCGATTTCAACGACTACGGCGGGCGGGACTACCCTCCTCCCCCGCGGGCACGGAATCTCCGAGATAGCTGGGTACCCAATGGGCGGGAGAAGGGCATGGGCGGCCGACGTAAAGGTGACATTGACCCTGATATTCCCTCTCCCGATTATTCGGCGACGCCCGCTAGCACCATGTCCACCATTATCAACGGATCTTCGCCTTCTAAGCACATATTAGACATGCCTTCTGGTCTTTATTAA
- the LOC119576265 gene encoding serine/arginine repetitive matrix protein 2-like isoform X2 has translation MERLIRSLARCLKFSCVEDEVEMRVSEDEGVVEAEDASLPAPHHRAPMYNPEDYAYALTKYSRVSQLYMPEPPKEKKGRGREKEKNVPREVPQEMSLKQFSSLPELLKKLREDLKMSYLSFVKELVRDPHDGVSLLLDVLKMIQLAQTDLNGSANTREQQIALRRALIDEHECLSCLRYCLRSTDAALKVAHYHHGLYTLAVATMSNLARSRTLALQLLTRACLTSPQGHRQVVEALATLRLRFAEPVKCKFLVSMMLSHPHPSFQVWGLRFLNALVASTKTLRERIYLQEELAEAGFDSGILRKMVERSGSDSLQQQALIELNRWNEAYIDVSSFETEIVGLKNSNSNLQEELKKLREANMKLLEENVLLKTVGGEVEERYAALQRRLEQNGLPAAPSPVPSVSDSDLSSLNTIRNTMMRRHGSVSPSRNEGMRTCVTETDSVIFSKGEDRSLTPIWNGDAKSTSSSASTRSKASTTSDETITSSRPVSVSSVNLPTPINRSRHQSSSSMTSPEPRITSPGRSSNDSPVGNGDHRRDGSNSSRTSPNQEPEGRKRRSSGDRFNEPMPMTHIEMTFRNDKKSPSPVADLQFDRSRSPQDTKLANQEMSKSTKQYSRQRQQIPDEAPPAISSPVNGHSREGRKSTSPIQVDSRPSSKNSCVSSTPSSKSDSPPSTKRKAPSPPAGTASPFSSSTSSLSSSSSTSSSPGGERKDPEYMNVPLRGSSQNKSRSGSPNDKARSGSEEGDLDYERDVVVYEAITVANDRIFIDKNNTQGSHGSGKSQSSTETKGSQESGDSQDSSSDNPSVRESVRHYENLVMMTDPQEERKDQRTDNKKDDDRTDKRDEKGSNERRDKREERGSGERRNRRDDRRFDNREDVSEKEVEAVMSGLENVLRSAESSLSLASQETVKENPLLKESFEDRASPEHAMTEELEIVPTRVPHLPARSRSRSSQVGSNQRDPVLYLEFESPAETSDTETLLRNQPLPSPRTIETESTKSFGFVRPEKPLRRHETFIDRSNNERESREGRRRGIKRSESFQMGNKSDYNSHRSYSPRRRGSMDLLVPLEEKEVHISGRTFTKYTPHEVERRNRVNELITAEMNRRKNRSMEDRLDQWFESQGDNEWTLRWKYPEIHLEKEEKYARQKGNSSRRQESRSPTRYEEKRPSKSKSSENRPPAKQYDNKSQAPMFVNDLPGPPPKPSRSGKAPKFSNTEISAFNGFKNPNGFRESDYGPNFMLNKPSPRLADFSDFNDYGGRDYPPPPRARNLRDSWVPNGREKGMGGRRKGDIDPDIPSPDYSATPASTMSTIINGSSPSKHILDMPSGLY, from the exons tgtggaggacgaggtggagatGCGGGTGTCGGAGGATGAGGGCGTCGTGGAGGCCGAGGACGCGTCCCTCCCCGCCCCTCATCACCGGGCGCCCATGTATAACCCCGAGGACTACGCCTACGCCCTCACTAAATACTCTCGCGTCTCGCAGTTATACATGCCTGAGCCGCCCAAGGAAAAGAAG GgccgaggaagggagaaggagaagaacgtgCCAAGGGAAGTTCCTCAAGAAATGTCCCTGAAGCAGTTTAGTTCCTTGCCAGAGCTCCTCAAGAAACTCAGAGAAGATCTTAAGATGTCCTACCTCAG TTTCGTGAAAGAGTTGGTGCGCGACCCTCATGACGGCGTCTCGCTCCTGCTGGACGTCTTGAAAATGATCCAGCTGGCTCAGACGGATCTCAATG gatcGGCCAACACCCGAGAGCAGCAGATCGCCCTCCGTCGCGCTCTCATCGACGAGCACGAGTGCCTCTCCTGCTTGCGCTACTGCTTGCGCTCGACCGACGCCGCCCTCAAGGTCGCCCACTACCACCACGGCCTCTATACTCTCGCCGTGGCTACCATGAGCAATCTGGCGAGGAGTCGAACGCTCGCCCTCCAG CTCCTGACGCGGGCCTGCCTCACCTCGCCGCAGGGGCATCGGCAGGTGGTGGAGGCCCTGGCGACTCTCAGGCTACGATTCGCCGAGCCGGTCAAGTGTAAATTCCTTGTGTCTATGATGCTGTCCCATCCACACCCAAG TTTTCAGGTTTGGGGACTAAGGTTTCTCAACGCCCTCGTGGCTTCCACCAAGACACTGCGAGAGAGGATTTACTTGCAGGAGGAGCTTGCGGAGGCCGGCTTCGACTCCGGGATCTTGAGGAAG ATGGTCGAGCGCAGCGGGTCCGACTCCCTCCAGCAGCAGGCCCTGATCGAACTCAACCGCTGGAACGAAGCTTACATCGACGTCTCCTCCTTTGAGACAGAGATCGTCGGGCTGAAGAACTCCAACAGCAATCTTCAGGAGGAACTGAAGAAGCTAAGGGAAGCGAACATG aaaCTTCTGGAAGAAAATGTCCTCCTGAAGACTGTCGGTGGAGAAGTGGAAGAACGTTACGCCGCCTTGCAGCGCCGTCTGGAGCAGAACGGCCTCCCCGCAGCGCCCTCTCCTGTACCCTCCGTCAGCGACTCGGACCTCTCCTCTCTCAACACCATCAGAAACACGATGATGAGACGTCATGGGTCTGTCTCACCCTCTAGGAATGAGGGGATGAGGACCTGCGTCACCGAGACCGACTCGGTCATTTTCAGCAAGGGAGAAGACAGGTCGCTGACGCCCATCTGGAACGGGGACGCCAAATCCACTTCGTCGTCAGCCTCGACCAGGAGCAAAGCGTCAACCACGTCAGATGAAACCATTACTTCTTCTCGGCCGGTGTCTGTGTCCAGCGTCAACCTCCCAACACCTATTAACAGGAGTCGACACCAGTCCTCCTCTTCCATGACCTCGCCTGAACCTCGGATTACATCACCAGGAAGGAGTTCTAACGACTCGCCAGTAGGAAACGGGGATCACAGGAGGGATGGCAGCAACTCGAGCAGGACATCGCCGAATCAAGAACCAGAAGGGAGAAAGCGACGTTCTTCAGGAGATAGGTTTAACGAGCCCATGCCCATGACTCACATTGAAATGACTTTCCGCAATGACAAGAAGTCTCCCTCACCTGTTGCAGACCTCCAGTTTGACAGGAGTAGATCTCCTCAAGATACGAAACTGGCAAATCAAGAGATGTCAAAATCTACAAAGCAGTATAGTCGACAGCGCCAGCAAATCCCTGATGAGGCCCCACCGGCCATCAGTTCACCTGTCAACGGACACAGCAGAGAAGGACGGAAGTCTACAAGCCCAATTCAGGTCGACAGCAGGCCTAGTAGCAAGAACTCCTGTGTATCTAGCACTCCTTCGTCCAAATCAGACTCACCCCCCAGTACTAAGAGGAAGGCTCCCAGCCCTCCTGCAGGCACAGCCAGCCCATTCTCGTCCTCGACATCGTCTCTGTCATcttcgtcctccacctcctccagtccaggaggagaaaggaaggacccGGAGTACATGAACGTCCCGCTTCGAGGATCATCTCAGAACAAAAGCCGAAGTGGATCGCCCAATGATAAAGCCCGTAGCGGCAGCGAGGAGGGTGACCTCGATTATGAGCGAGACGTTGTGGTTTATGAAGCTATTACCGTCGCTAATGACAGGATCTTCATAGACAAAAATAATACTCAAGGCTCCCATGGCTCCGGAAAGAGCCAGAGTTCGACGGAGACAAAGGGCAGCCAGGAGTCGGGAGACAGCCAAGATAGTTCCTCAGATAACCCCTCCGTGCGCGAGTCTGTTCGACACTATGAGAACCTCGTCATGATGACCGACCcacaggaggaaaggaaagaccaGAGGACAGATAATAAGAAGGATGACGataggacagacaagagagatgagaaaggaagtaATGAAAGGAGGGATaaacgagaggaaagagggagtggcgaaaggagaaacaggagagatgACAGAAGATTTGATAATCGTGAAGATGTGAGTGAGAAGGAAGTAGAAGCAGTAATGTCTGGTCTTGAGAATGTGTTACGCAGTGCTGAATCTTCTCTGAGTCTGGCTTCTCAGGAAACCGTTAAAGAGAATCCTCTACTAAAGGAAAGCTTTGAAGACCGAGCCAGTCCCGAACATGCCATGACTGAGGAATTAGAAATTGTACCAACAAGAGTGCCCCATTTACCTGCGAGATCCCGCTCTAGAAGCTCCCAAGTAGGGAGCAACCAGCGAGACCCAGTTCTTTACCTCGAATTTGAGTCTCCTGCCGAGACGAGCGACACGGAGACGCTTCTCAGGAACCAGCCTCTTCCCAGCCCTCGCACCATCGAGACGGAATCCACGAAGTCGTTCGGTTTCGTGCGTCCCGAAAAACCCCTTCGACGCCACGAGACGTTCATCGACCGCAGCAACAACGAGCGCGAATCTCGAGAGGGACGTCGGCGAGGAATCAAGCGAAGTGAAAGCTTCCAGATGGGGAACAAGTCAGACTACAACAGCCATCGCTCCTACTCACCTCGACGCAGGGGCTCCATGGACCTTCTAGTGCcgctggaggagaaagaggttcACATCAGTGGGCGCACCTTCACAAAGTACACGCCCCACGAGGTTGAGCGCCGAAACCGTGTGAATGAACTCATTACGGCCGAGATGAACCGACGTAAGAATCGCAGTATGGAAGATCGCTTGGACCAGTGGTTTGAGAGTCAGGGCGATAACGAGTGGACGCTAAGATGGAAGTACCCCGAAATTCAtctagaaaaggaagagaagtatgCCCGTCAAAAGGGCAACAGCAGCAGGCGACAAGAGAGTCGATCACCCACCCGTTATGAGGAAAAGAGACCATCTAAATCTAAGAGTTCTGAGAATAGACCTCCTgcaaaacaatatgataacaaaagcCAAGCCCCAATGTTCGTAAATGATCTGCCAGGACCTCCGCCGAAGCCATCTCGGTCCGGAAAGGCGCCCAAATTCTCCAACACCGAAATCAGTGCCTTTAACGGCTTCAAAAACCCCAACGGCTTCAGGGAGAGTGACTATGGCCCGAACTTCATGCTGAACAAGCCTTCGCCGCGACTCGCAGATTTCTCCGATTTCAACGACTACGGCGGGCGGGACTACCCTCCTCCCCCGCGGGCACGGAATCTCCGAGATAGCTGGGTACCCAATGGGCGGGAGAAGGGCATGGGCGGCCGACGTAAAGGTGACATTGACCCTGATATTCCCTCTCCCGATTATTCGGCGACGCCCGCTAGCACCATGTCCACCATTATCAACGGATCTTCGCCTTCTAAGCACATATTAGACATGCCTTCTGGTCTTTATTAA